From Caldisericia bacterium, the proteins below share one genomic window:
- a CDS encoding YtxH domain-containing protein, translating into MSERKDNFLGGFLLGMVVGAILGILFAPEKGSETRRILYEKGKEIVEKGKEIFGGKLLQIEEEEEEKES; encoded by the coding sequence AGATAATTTTTTAGGTGGTTTTCTTTTGGGGATGGTAGTTGGAGCAATTCTCGGAATTTTGTTTGCACCTGAAAAAGGTTCAGAAACAAGAAGAATACTTTATGAAAAAGGGAAAGAGATAGTAGAAAAAGGCAAAGAAATATTTGGTGGAAAACTGCTCCAGATTGAGGAAGAGGAAGAAGAAAAAGAAAGTTGA